A region of Haliotis asinina isolate JCU_RB_2024 chromosome 7, JCU_Hal_asi_v2, whole genome shotgun sequence DNA encodes the following proteins:
- the LOC137292147 gene encoding uncharacterized protein translates to MYCEEVSQCEQSLSQCSISKEYESADESTNQCVFQESPSLCHQINFACKLNLMPACLQYLSDHNESTNACTSVDDKVEKMPSRNNTDFQEQATNDIAGFGGNNSVLKNVLENSCSHNNSDYSQELEMHNYRLCGHRAKKFEYEGKSVKYGCTDALVNTSVTAGSEFAEKIFKDDIIDGFDRHVEDVKITLDIILEKCSKVCVMDYGNPHTSINLDEEQSASGKYILDLKTQNVTEATERTLHTECLRGVSFHTKPSTINEANISHMEMIREPCADCQMPVAMPFHDNYLQDIRRFHENLTALVMHSYEKSTHKTDIFSEDSPEPTDSNMQYVQACKTLPESDNRVSLSPQRPTLYNGSCDEGENLENDNFIQNKKIYFGDIQLTKLDLISGNAQFDQGEMQVPEQSPLSSENLTDCPGSSALIKVEPTVHMPTPLEEELVAQRKDMYMRENDLMQAYSNFNNLQNNIESCAQNVEENLSGDVSCSMSSVQFEMVHSYGTDENECPSRNKTVITPHIFRDLSPLQNQSKGNIHLDMPTVETQTRNGSWIYSVEERFCCSLPGPKEHVSSVIEMESTCLPGDYVTQGNSACSAFSLLVNNTGTKDPICEENEYLCTQQFTASVSQASIAEYPRDTTEHYGLDPIDHMHVPEEEGLSAADPGCDHAVPHDLHLPTDESDVVLYDESTLSIKEHESVQVPGSASPCFKWKYAPSVCLDDILPGPKNSKPYEEETLPRIFPLRTCRRPIRVGLSKRFRTKSLHENVLQS, encoded by the exons ATGTATTGCGAAGAAGTAAGCCAGTGTGAACAAAGTTTGTCACAGTGCTCCATTTCCAAGGAATATGAATCAGCAGATGAAAGTACGAACCAATGTGTGTTTCAGGAAAGTCCATCACTTTGTCATCAGATAAATTTTGCTTGTAAATTGAACCTCATGCCTGCATGCTTACAGTACTTATCTGATCATAATGAGAGCACCAACGCTTGTACTTCAGTTGACGACAAAGTGGAGAAAATGCCTTCAAGGAATAATACTGATTTTCAGGAGCAAGCTACAAATGACATTGCAGGTTTTGGAGGAAATAATTCTGTTTTGAAGAATGTTTTAGAGAATAGCTGTTCACATAACAACTCTGATTATTCTCAGGAATTAGAAATGCACAATTATAGACTGTGCGGACATAGGGCAAAGAAATTTGAATATGAAGGAAAGTCAGTCAAGTATGGGTGCACTGATGCTCTTGTGAACACCAGTGTCACTGCAGGCAGTGAGTTTGCAGAGAAAATATTTAAGGATGACATAATTGATGGATTTGACAGGCATGTTGAGGATGTCAAGATAACTCTAGACATTATTTtagaaaaatgttcaaaagtgtGTGTGATGGATTATGGAAATCCACATACCAGCATCAATCTGGATGAAGAACAGAGTGCCTCAGGGAAGTACATCTTGGAtctgaaaacacaaaatgtgacTGAAGCGACTGAGCGTACATTACATACCGAATGTCTGAGAGGAGTTTCATTCCACACAAAACCAAGTACAATCAATGAAGCCAATATTAGTCACATGGAGATGATCAGGGAGCCCTGTGCAGATTGCCAAATGCCTGTGGCCATGCCTTTCCACGATAATTACCTGCAGGATATTAGAAGGTTTCATGAAAATCTGACTGCATTAGTCATGCATTCATATGAGAAAAGTacacataaaactgacatattCAGTGAAGATTCTCCAGAGCCAACAGATTCAAATATGCAATATGTTCAGGCGTGTAAGACCTTACCAGAATCTGATAATAGGGTATCACTGTCACCACAGAGACCAACCCTGTACAATGGTTCCTGTGATGAAGGTGAAAATCTAGAAAATGATAACTTTATccagaataaaaaaatatattttggagaTATTCAGTTGACAAAACTAGATTTGATCAGTGGTAATGCACAGTTTGATCAAGGAGAAATGCAGGTTCCAGAACAGTCTCCTTTGTCAAGTGAAAACTTGACAGATTGTCCTGGCAGTAGTGCATTGATAAAAGTGGAGCCCACTGTACATATGCCTACTCCATTAGAAGAAGAATTAGTTGCCCAGAGAAAAGACATGTATATGAGAGAAAATGATTTGATGCAAGCGTACTCAAACTTTAACAATTTGCAAAACAACATAGAAAGTTGTGCCCAAAATGTTGAAGAAAATCTCTCTGGGGATGTGTCATGTAGTATGAGCAGTGTTCAGTTTGAAATGGTACATTCTTATGGCACTGATGAAAATGAATGTCCTTCCAGAAACAAGACAGTGATAACTCCTCATATATTTCGAGATCTGTCACCACTGCAAAATCAGTCAAAAGGTAATATTCATCTTGACATGCCAACAGTTGAGACACAGACAAGAAATGGATCCTGGATATACTCGGTCGAAGAAAGATTCTGTTGTTCCCTCCCAGGCCCAAAAGAACATGTCAGTTCTGTTATAGAGATGGAGTCTACATGTCTGCCAGGTGATTATGTAACACAAGGAAACTCAGCATGTTCAGCATTCTCTCTGTTGGTGAATAACACAGGCACCAAGGACCCAATTTGTGAAGAAAATGAGTATTTATGCACTCAACAGTTTACAGCTTCAGTTTCACAAGCCAGTATTGCTGAATACCCGAGAGACACAACTGAGCATTATGGGCTGGACCCTATTGATCATATGCATGTTCCAGAGGAGGAGGGGCTGTCAGCAGCAGACCCTGGATGTGACCATGCCGTTCCACACGACTTGCATCTCCCTACAGATGAATCAGATGTAGTGCTGTATGATGAAAGCACACTCTCCATTAAAG AACATGAAAGCGTACAGGTCCCTGGTTCAGCATCACCATGTTTCAAATGGAAATATGCCCCTTCAGTTTGCCTAGATGACATATTACCTGGACCTAAAAACTCAAAACCATATG AAGAGGAAACCTTGCCGAGGATTTTCCCACTTAGGACTTGCAGGAGACCAATCAGAGTGGGACTTTCTAAACGATTTAGAACCaaatcacttcatgaaaatgtgtTACAAAGTTGA